A single Stutzerimonas stutzeri DNA region contains:
- the ntrC gene encoding nitrogen regulation protein NR(I) codes for MSQSENVWIVDDDRSIRWVLEKALQQEGMATQSFDSADSVLARLARQQPDVIISDIRMPGISGLDLLAQIRELHPRLPVIIMTAHSDLDSAVASYQGGAFEYLPKPFDVDDAVSLVKRANQHAQEQQNLQEPANQHHTPEIIGEAPAMQEVFRAIGRLSHSNITVLINGESGTGKELVAHALHRHSPRAASPFIALNMAAIPKDLMESELFGHEKGAFTGAANQRRGRFEQADGGTLFLDEIGDMPADTQTRLLRVLADGEFYRVGGHTPVKVDVRIIAATHQDLETLVQAGKFREDLFHRLNVIRIHIPRLSDRREDIPALARHFLASAAQELAVETKLLKPETEEYLKNLPWPGNVRQLENTCRWITVMASGREVHVSDLPPELLNQPADSLPANNWEQALHQWADLALARGRSNLLDEAVPAFERIMIETALKHTAGRRRDAALLLGWGRNTLTRKIKELGMGVEGGDEDEGEDN; via the coding sequence ATGAGCCAAAGCGAAAACGTCTGGATCGTCGACGACGATCGCTCCATCCGCTGGGTACTGGAGAAGGCCCTGCAACAGGAAGGCATGGCCACGCAGAGTTTCGACAGTGCCGACAGCGTGCTCGCACGGCTGGCGCGGCAGCAACCGGATGTGATCATTTCCGACATCCGCATGCCCGGTATCAGCGGCCTGGATCTGCTGGCGCAGATCCGCGAACTGCATCCTCGCCTGCCGGTGATCATCATGACCGCGCATTCGGACCTCGACAGCGCGGTGGCGTCCTACCAGGGCGGCGCCTTCGAGTACCTGCCCAAGCCGTTCGACGTCGACGACGCCGTCTCGCTGGTCAAGCGTGCCAACCAGCATGCGCAGGAACAGCAGAACCTGCAGGAGCCGGCCAACCAGCATCACACGCCGGAAATCATCGGCGAGGCTCCGGCGATGCAGGAGGTGTTCCGCGCCATCGGCCGCCTCAGCCATTCGAACATCACCGTGCTGATCAACGGTGAGTCCGGCACCGGCAAGGAACTGGTCGCCCACGCGCTGCATCGTCACAGTCCGCGCGCGGCATCGCCGTTCATCGCGTTGAACATGGCAGCGATCCCCAAGGATCTGATGGAATCCGAGCTGTTCGGCCACGAGAAAGGCGCCTTCACAGGCGCGGCCAACCAGCGCCGCGGGCGCTTCGAGCAGGCCGACGGCGGCACCCTGTTTCTCGACGAGATCGGCGATATGCCGGCCGATACCCAGACCCGCCTGCTACGGGTCCTGGCGGACGGCGAGTTCTACCGCGTCGGCGGCCACACGCCGGTAAAGGTCGATGTACGCATCATCGCCGCCACCCACCAGGACCTTGAAACCCTGGTGCAGGCTGGCAAGTTTCGCGAAGACCTGTTCCATCGCCTGAACGTCATCCGCATCCACATTCCGCGGCTCTCCGACCGGCGCGAGGACATTCCAGCACTGGCTCGGCATTTTCTCGCCAGTGCCGCGCAGGAATTGGCCGTCGAGACCAAGCTGCTCAAGCCGGAAACCGAAGAATATCTGAAGAACCTGCCTTGGCCCGGCAACGTGCGCCAACTGGAAAATACCTGCCGCTGGATCACCGTAATGGCGTCCGGGCGCGAGGTGCATGTCAGCGATCTGCCTCCGGAACTGCTCAATCAGCCCGCCGACAGCCTGCCGGCTAACAACTGGGAGCAGGCGTTGCATCAGTGGGCCGACCTGGCGTTGGCCCGAGGCCGATCGAACCTGCTCGACGAAGCAGTTCCGGCGTTCGAACGCATCATGATCGAGACCGCCCTCAAGCACACCGCTGGACGTCGCCGCGATGCGGCGCTACTGCTCGGCTGGGGGCGTAACACCCTGACGCGCAAGATCAAGGAACTGGGCATGGGCGTGGAAGGCGGTGACGAGGACGAAGGCGAGGACAACTGA
- the glnL gene encoding nitrogen regulation protein NR(II): protein MINEALQRLLIENLTTATLLLDSRLRLEYMNPAAEMLLAVSGQRSHGQFISELFTESSEALAALRQAVEQAHPFTKREATLTSTNGQPLTVDYAVTPILTRKETMLLLEVLPRDRLLRITKEEAQLSAHETTKLLVRGLAHEIKNPLGGIRGAAQLLSRELPEEHLKDYTEVIIEEADRLRNLVDRMLGSNKLPSLSMTNIHEVLEHVASLIEAESQGSLILVRDYDPSIPEVLLDREQMIQAVLNIMRNAMQALAGQCELGLGRLTLRTRTLRQFTIGHVRHRLVARIEIIDNGPGIPAELQNTLFYPMVSGRPDGTGLGLAITQNIISQHQGLIECESHPGHTAFSIFLPLEQGASCV, encoded by the coding sequence ATGATCAACGAAGCCCTACAGCGCCTGCTGATCGAGAACCTGACCACCGCGACCCTGCTGCTCGATTCGCGCCTGCGTCTGGAATACATGAACCCCGCAGCGGAAATGCTGCTCGCCGTCAGCGGCCAGCGCAGCCACGGGCAGTTCATCAGCGAGCTTTTCACCGAGTCCTCCGAGGCGCTGGCAGCCTTGCGCCAGGCGGTCGAGCAAGCGCACCCGTTCACCAAGCGCGAAGCCACCCTGACGTCTACGAACGGCCAGCCACTGACCGTCGATTACGCGGTCACGCCGATCCTGACCCGTAAGGAAACGATGTTGCTGTTGGAGGTACTGCCTCGCGATCGATTGTTGCGCATTACCAAGGAAGAGGCGCAACTGTCCGCTCACGAGACCACCAAGCTGCTGGTGCGCGGGCTCGCCCATGAGATCAAGAACCCGCTCGGCGGCATTCGCGGCGCGGCGCAGTTGTTGTCGCGCGAGCTTCCCGAGGAACACCTCAAGGATTACACCGAGGTCATCATCGAGGAGGCCGACCGCCTGCGCAATCTGGTCGACCGGATGCTTGGCTCGAACAAGCTGCCCTCACTGTCGATGACCAACATTCACGAAGTGCTCGAACATGTGGCCAGCCTGATCGAAGCGGAAAGCCAGGGAAGCCTCATTTTGGTGCGCGATTACGATCCGAGCATCCCCGAGGTGCTGCTCGATCGCGAGCAAATGATTCAGGCGGTGCTCAATATCATGCGCAACGCCATGCAGGCGCTGGCCGGGCAGTGCGAACTGGGCCTCGGCCGCCTGACCCTGCGTACGCGCACGTTGCGCCAGTTCACCATCGGTCATGTCCGCCATCGTCTGGTTGCGCGCATCGAAATCATCGACAACGGCCCGGGAATCCCGGCCGAGCTGCAGAACACGCTTTTCTACCCGATGGTCAGCGGCCGTCCGGATGGCACCGGACTCGGCCTGGCGATCACCCAGAACATCATCAGCCAGCATCAAGGCCTGATCGAATGCGAAAGCCATCCCGGCCACACCGCGTTTTCGATCTTCCTGCCGCTGGAACAAGGAGCCTCTTGCGTATGA
- a CDS encoding DUF4124 domain-containing protein has translation MRIALFSLLLIATVPAMAQIYKYTDDKGNTVFTNQPPEGVAADTVELPPANTVNIRTPEPPPPLEPEGHGSQQQPAYRTLSIGGIPDDEALRANNGTFVVSAQLDPPLQRGHQVRFLLDGIAQAAPSSATSLQLNNVDRGTHRIEVQVLDGDKVLQRSAEAFTVQRVHTSSPGHR, from the coding sequence ATGCGCATCGCATTGTTCAGCCTGCTTCTGATCGCCACGGTTCCGGCCATGGCGCAGATCTACAAGTACACCGATGACAAGGGCAATACGGTATTCACCAACCAGCCACCAGAGGGTGTCGCGGCCGATACGGTCGAGTTGCCCCCCGCCAATACAGTCAATATCCGCACACCCGAGCCCCCGCCGCCGCTGGAGCCTGAAGGGCACGGCAGCCAGCAGCAACCGGCATACCGGACCCTGTCCATTGGCGGCATCCCGGATGATGAGGCGTTGCGCGCGAACAACGGCACCTTTGTCGTCAGCGCCCAACTCGACCCGCCACTGCAAAGAGGCCATCAGGTCCGCTTCCTGCTCGATGGCATCGCCCAGGCGGCACCGAGCAGCGCGACCTCGCTGCAACTGAACAACGTCGATCGTGGGACCCACCGGATCGAGGTCCAGGTGCTTGACGGCGACAAGGTGTTGCAGCGCAGCGCCGAGGCGTTCACCGTACAGCGCGTCCATACCTCCAGTCCTGGCCATCGATGA
- a CDS encoding DUF4124 domain-containing protein, producing the protein MSALGRLVGLLGLLAAFTLPASADIYTYIDAQGNRVFTDRPGGRAVEPVDARPVNSMPATPSAPAATPVKALPERTFVYPQLAITQPEADATIRNNAGAVSVSVSSDPGLLPGHLYRLLLDGSPIAPDGSEPAFDLQNIDRGSHQLVVQVIDDQGQALQSSPPRTFHLLRTSLAQRRKANPCKKAEYGVRPECPLKDKPKEKKDIPFVPFL; encoded by the coding sequence ATGAGCGCGCTCGGTAGGCTCGTCGGGCTGCTCGGCCTGCTGGCGGCGTTCACGTTGCCCGCCAGCGCCGATATCTACACCTATATAGACGCGCAGGGTAACCGCGTATTCACCGACCGTCCCGGTGGCCGAGCGGTCGAGCCGGTCGATGCCAGGCCCGTCAACAGCATGCCCGCAACGCCCTCGGCACCCGCTGCCACCCCGGTCAAAGCACTGCCGGAGCGCACGTTTGTTTACCCACAGCTGGCCATCACACAACCAGAAGCCGACGCCACGATCCGCAACAATGCCGGCGCGGTATCGGTCAGCGTATCCAGCGACCCCGGCCTGCTACCCGGCCACCTGTATCGGCTGCTGTTGGACGGCAGTCCGATTGCCCCGGACGGCAGCGAGCCCGCATTCGACCTTCAAAACATCGACCGTGGCAGTCACCAGCTGGTGGTGCAAGTGATCGACGACCAAGGGCAGGCGCTGCAAAGCAGCCCGCCGCGTACCTTCCACCTGCTGCGCACCTCGTTGGCACAGCGGCGCAAGGCCAACCCCTGCAAGAAGGCTGAATACGGCGTCCGACCCGAGTGCCCGCTGAAGGACAAACCCAAGGAAAAGAAAGATATTCCCTTCGTGCCCTTTCTGTGA
- the glnA gene encoding glutamate--ammonia ligase, with protein MSKSLQLIKDYDVKWIDLRFTDTKGKQHHVTVPARDAQDEDFFEHGKMFDGSSIHGWKGIEASDMILMPVDETAVLDPFTEEPTLILVCDIVEPSTMQGYDRDPRSIAKRAEEFLKSTGIGDTVFVGPEPEFFIFDEVKFKSDISGSMFKIFSEQGSWNTDADIEGGNKGHRPAVKGGYFPVPPCDHDHEIRTAMCNAMEEMGLVVEVHHHEVATAGQNEIGVKFNTLVNKADEVQTLKYCVHNVADAYGKTATFMPKPLYGDNGSGMHVHMSISKDGKNTFAGEGYAGLSDTALYFIGGIIKHGKALNGFTNPSTNSYKRLVPGFEAPVMLAYSARNRSASIRIPYVSSPKARRIEARFPDPAANPYLCFAALLMAGLDGIQNKIHPGDAADKNLYDLPPEEGKLIPQVCGSLKEALEELDKGRAFLTKGGVFSDDFIDAYLELKSEEEIKVRTFVHPLEYDLYYSV; from the coding sequence ATGTCGAAGTCGCTTCAACTGATCAAAGATTACGATGTGAAGTGGATTGATCTGCGCTTCACCGACACCAAGGGCAAGCAGCACCACGTGACCGTTCCGGCGCGTGACGCTCAGGACGAGGATTTCTTCGAGCACGGCAAGATGTTCGACGGCTCCTCCATCCATGGCTGGAAAGGCATCGAAGCGTCCGACATGATCCTGATGCCGGTCGACGAAACCGCCGTGCTGGACCCGTTCACCGAAGAGCCGACCCTGATCCTGGTTTGCGATATCGTCGAACCGAGCACCATGCAGGGCTACGACCGCGACCCGCGCTCGATCGCCAAGCGCGCCGAGGAATTCCTCAAGTCCACCGGCATCGGCGACACCGTGTTCGTCGGCCCGGAGCCGGAGTTCTTCATCTTCGACGAAGTGAAGTTCAAGTCCGACATTTCCGGTTCCATGTTCAAAATCTTCTCCGAACAAGGCTCCTGGAACACCGACGCCGACATCGAAGGCGGCAACAAGGGCCATCGCCCAGCCGTCAAGGGCGGTTACTTCCCGGTTCCGCCGTGCGACCACGACCACGAAATCCGTACGGCCATGTGCAACGCCATGGAAGAGATGGGCCTGGTCGTCGAAGTGCATCACCATGAGGTGGCGACTGCCGGCCAGAACGAAATCGGCGTCAAGTTCAACACGCTGGTGAACAAAGCTGACGAAGTCCAGACCCTCAAGTACTGCGTGCACAACGTCGCCGACGCCTACGGCAAGACCGCGACCTTCATGCCGAAGCCACTGTATGGCGACAACGGCTCGGGCATGCACGTGCATATGTCCATCTCCAAGGATGGCAAGAACACCTTCGCGGGCGAAGGCTATGCCGGCCTGTCCGATACCGCGCTGTATTTCATCGGCGGCATCATCAAGCACGGCAAGGCACTGAACGGTTTCACCAACCCGTCGACCAACTCCTACAAGCGTCTGGTCCCGGGCTTCGAAGCACCGGTCATGCTGGCCTACTCGGCACGCAACCGCTCCGCCTCGATCCGTATCCCGTACGTATCCAGCCCGAAAGCCCGCCGCATCGAAGCCCGCTTCCCGGACCCGGCTGCCAACCCCTACCTGTGCTTTGCCGCACTGCTGATGGCTGGCCTGGACGGCATCCAGAACAAGATTCACCCCGGCGATGCCGCTGACAAGAACCTCTACGATCTGCCGCCGGAAGAAGGCAAGCTGATCCCGCAGGTTTGCGGCAGCCTGAAGGAAGCCCTGGAAGAACTCGACAAGGGCCGTGCGTTCCTGACCAAGGGCGGCGTGTTCAGCGACGACTTCATCGATGCCTACCTCGAGCTCAAGAGCGAGGAAGAGATCAAGGTCCGTACCTTCGTCCACCCGCTGGAATACGACCTGTACTACAGCGTCTAA
- a CDS encoding FdhF/YdeP family oxidoreductase codes for MSQPTFKPYDAPSGGWGSAYSVANILIREKIPLTGASLLLKQNKPIDGFACVSCAWAKPHPSRPLSFCENGAKATAWENTSRRCGPEFFHRHTVSELLNWTDFDLEQQGRLTHPLRYDPASDRYQPVSWDQAFEEIGRTLKAMADPNEVVFYMSGRASLETAYMYALLARMYGTNNLPDSSNMCHESSSVALPESIGVPVATVTLNDLEKMDGMLFFGQNTGTCSPRMLHDLQQARERGAPIITFNPIRERGLERFVNPQSPREMLTPDETKISTQYHQLKIGGDIAAISGMCKALFDMDAAAVAAGRPGVLDRAFIEEHTHGFEAFKARMVGYSWPVLERRSGLSRSAMEAAAVSYASCKRVVAAYGMGLTQHRHGVEAIQMLVNLLLLRGNMGKEGAGILPVRGHSNVQGQRTVGITEKAEKVPTDNLRRQFGFEPPSDDGVNTVEACEGILAGKIKGFIAMGGNFVRAVPDTLQMEPAWRNLQLSVQISTKLNRSHLITGKVSYILPCLGRTEIDRQATGEQRNTTEDSTGCIRAWRGVAEPADERLLSEPAIVARLAKATLAANPHLDWDAWVGDYGLVRNAIAESYPEIFHDFNVRMMEPGGFHRPLGASKREWATESGKANFILPSTLAEDPDTEQGGHEQRDVLQLMTLRSNDQFNTTVYGYNDRFRGIQGTRAVVLMNSNDMARLGLAEGDKIQAVTVVDDGVHRAVGPLRVTAYNIPEGCCAGYYPECNALLPVWHHAKRSKVPAAKSIPVRLRKVIAFSDDPSVPAEPNPPANRGAA; via the coding sequence GTGAGCCAGCCAACGTTCAAACCCTACGACGCGCCTTCAGGCGGCTGGGGCTCGGCCTATTCGGTCGCCAATATCCTCATCCGCGAAAAGATTCCGCTCACGGGCGCCTCACTGCTGCTCAAGCAGAACAAGCCCATCGACGGCTTCGCCTGCGTCAGTTGCGCCTGGGCCAAACCGCACCCGTCGCGCCCCTTGTCATTCTGCGAAAACGGCGCAAAGGCGACCGCGTGGGAAAATACCAGTCGCCGCTGCGGCCCTGAATTCTTCCACCGCCATACCGTCAGCGAGCTGCTGAACTGGACCGACTTCGATCTTGAGCAACAGGGCCGGCTGACCCACCCCTTGCGTTACGATCCGGCCAGCGACAGGTATCAGCCAGTCAGCTGGGATCAGGCTTTCGAAGAAATTGGCCGTACGCTCAAGGCCATGGCCGACCCCAACGAGGTGGTCTTCTACATGTCCGGGCGCGCGTCGCTGGAAACCGCCTACATGTACGCGCTACTGGCCCGCATGTACGGCACCAACAACCTGCCGGACAGCTCCAATATGTGCCACGAGAGTTCGTCCGTCGCCCTGCCGGAAAGCATCGGCGTCCCGGTGGCGACGGTCACGCTGAACGACCTGGAGAAGATGGACGGCATGCTGTTCTTCGGCCAGAACACCGGCACCTGCAGCCCGCGCATGCTGCATGACCTGCAACAGGCCCGTGAGCGCGGCGCACCGATCATCACCTTCAATCCGATCCGCGAACGCGGCCTGGAGCGTTTCGTCAATCCGCAGTCACCGCGAGAAATGCTGACGCCGGACGAAACCAAAATCAGCACGCAGTATCACCAGCTCAAGATCGGCGGCGACATCGCTGCGATATCGGGCATGTGCAAGGCGCTTTTCGATATGGACGCCGCCGCGGTGGCCGCCGGACGACCTGGTGTGCTCGATAGGGCCTTCATCGAAGAACACACCCACGGCTTCGAAGCGTTCAAGGCGCGCATGGTCGGGTACAGCTGGCCGGTGTTGGAACGCCGATCCGGCCTGAGCCGCAGTGCGATGGAGGCCGCCGCGGTCAGCTACGCCAGCTGCAAGCGCGTGGTGGCAGCCTATGGCATGGGGCTGACGCAGCACCGCCACGGCGTCGAGGCCATCCAGATGCTGGTCAACCTGTTGCTGTTACGCGGCAACATGGGCAAGGAAGGCGCCGGCATCCTGCCCGTACGCGGCCATTCGAACGTCCAGGGCCAGCGAACCGTCGGCATCACCGAGAAAGCCGAAAAGGTGCCAACCGACAATTTGCGCCGCCAGTTCGGTTTCGAGCCGCCGAGCGACGATGGGGTCAACACCGTCGAAGCCTGCGAAGGCATCCTGGCCGGCAAGATCAAGGGCTTCATCGCCATGGGCGGTAACTTCGTCAGGGCGGTGCCCGACACCCTGCAGATGGAGCCGGCCTGGCGCAACCTGCAACTTTCGGTACAGATTTCAACCAAACTCAACCGCAGCCACCTGATTACCGGAAAGGTGTCGTATATCCTGCCCTGCCTGGGCCGTACTGAAATCGATCGCCAGGCCACCGGTGAGCAACGCAACACCACCGAAGACAGCACCGGCTGCATTCGCGCCTGGCGGGGCGTGGCCGAGCCGGCGGACGAACGGCTGTTGTCGGAGCCGGCCATCGTCGCGCGGCTGGCCAAGGCCACGCTGGCTGCCAATCCGCACCTCGACTGGGACGCCTGGGTCGGTGACTACGGCCTGGTCCGCAACGCCATCGCCGAAAGCTATCCGGAGATATTCCACGACTTCAATGTCCGCATGATGGAGCCCGGCGGATTCCATCGACCACTGGGCGCAAGCAAACGCGAGTGGGCGACCGAGAGCGGCAAGGCCAATTTCATCCTGCCGTCGACGCTGGCCGAAGATCCCGATACCGAACAAGGCGGTCACGAGCAGCGCGACGTACTGCAACTGATGACGCTGCGCAGCAACGACCAGTTCAATACCACCGTCTACGGCTACAACGATCGCTTCCGGGGCATCCAGGGCACACGCGCGGTCGTGCTGATGAACAGCAATGACATGGCTCGCCTCGGGCTGGCCGAAGGCGACAAGATCCAAGCGGTCACGGTGGTAGACGATGGCGTGCATCGCGCCGTCGGACCGTTGCGCGTAACGGCCTACAACATCCCCGAAGGCTGCTGCGCCGGTTACTACCCCGAATGCAACGCGTTGCTGCCGGTCTGGCACCATGCCAAACGCAGCAAGGTGCCGGCGGCCAAATCGATCCCGGTGCGCCTGCGCAAGGTCATTGCCTTCAGCGACGACCCCAGCGTGCCCGCCGAACCGAACCCGCCGGCGAACCGCGGCGCCGCCTGA
- the hslV gene encoding ATP-dependent protease subunit HslV translates to MTTIVSVRRNGKVVMGGDGQVSLGNTVMKGNAKKVRRLYHGQVLAGFAGATADAFTLFERFEGQLEKHQGHLVRAAVELAKDWRTDRSLSRLEAMLAVANKDASLIITGNGDVVQPEHDLIAMGSGGGFAQAAALALLQKGGDDMSAQDIAETALNIAGTICVFTNQNLTIEELDSAI, encoded by the coding sequence TTGACCACCATCGTTTCAGTGCGCCGCAACGGCAAAGTCGTCATGGGCGGCGACGGCCAGGTTTCCCTGGGTAATACCGTCATGAAAGGCAACGCCAAAAAGGTCCGGCGCCTCTATCACGGTCAGGTCCTGGCCGGCTTCGCGGGCGCCACCGCCGACGCCTTCACACTCTTCGAACGGTTCGAAGGGCAGTTGGAAAAACACCAGGGGCATCTCGTCCGTGCCGCCGTCGAACTGGCCAAGGACTGGCGGACCGACCGCTCCCTCAGCCGTCTGGAAGCCATGCTCGCCGTGGCCAACAAGGACGCATCGTTGATCATCACCGGCAACGGCGACGTGGTGCAGCCGGAACACGACCTGATCGCCATGGGCTCCGGTGGTGGCTTCGCCCAGGCCGCCGCACTGGCGCTCTTGCAGAAAGGCGGCGACGACATGTCGGCGCAGGATATCGCCGAAACCGCGCTGAACATTGCCGGCACCATTTGCGTCTTCACCAACCAGAACCTGACCATCGAGGAGTTGGACAGCGCGATCTGA
- the trmL gene encoding tRNA (uridine(34)/cytosine(34)/5-carboxymethylaminomethyluridine(34)-2'-O)-methyltransferase TrmL has product MFHVILFQPEIPPNTGNIIRLCANAGCSLHLVEPLGFELDDKRLRRAGLDYHEYAPLKRHADLDSCLASIGQTRVFAFTTKGSQPFHRVQFQRGDAFLFGPESRGLPAEIRDALPNEQRLRLPMRPDSRSLNLSNTVAVAVYEAWRQLDFAMQ; this is encoded by the coding sequence ATGTTTCATGTGATCCTTTTCCAGCCGGAAATTCCGCCGAATACCGGCAACATTATCAGGCTCTGCGCCAACGCTGGCTGCAGCCTGCATCTGGTCGAGCCGCTGGGTTTCGAACTCGACGACAAGCGTCTGCGACGGGCGGGCCTGGATTATCACGAGTACGCGCCGCTCAAACGCCACGCCGACCTCGACAGTTGCCTGGCGAGCATCGGCCAGACGCGGGTGTTCGCCTTCACCACCAAAGGTTCGCAGCCCTTCCATCGGGTGCAGTTCCAGCGCGGCGATGCCTTTCTCTTCGGCCCGGAAAGTCGCGGTCTGCCAGCGGAAATTCGCGATGCATTGCCCAACGAGCAGCGCCTGCGCCTGCCCATGCGTCCGGACAGCCGAAGCCTGAATCTGTCCAATACGGTCGCCGTCGCGGTTTACGAAGCCTGGCGGCAACTGGATTTCGCCATGCAATAA
- the thiI gene encoding tRNA uracil 4-sulfurtransferase ThiI — translation MKLIVKVFPEITIKSPPVRKGFIRQLAKNIRTVLRDLDPDLRVEGVWDNVEVETALSDNRLLHEMIERLRCTPGIAHCLEVHEYPLGDLDDVFEKCRSHFADRLPGKIFAVRCKRAGKHPFSSMDVERLVGSRLRQECAAAGISLKAPEVEVRLEIRDQRLFVVHAQHDGIGGYPLGALEQTLVLMSGGFDSTVAAYQMMRRGLMTHFCFFNLGGRAHELGVMEVAHYLWKKYGSSHRVLFISVPFEEVVGEILEKVDNSQMGVVLKRMMLRASTQIAERLHIDALVTGEAISQVSSQTLPNLSVIDSATDMLVLRPLIASHKQDIIDTAFEIGTAEFAKNMPEYCGVISKNPTTKAKRYRIEHEEKQFDMAVLERAMANTRQVAIDRVIDELGQDLQVEEVTEASAGQVVLDIRHPDAAEDEPLQLDGIEVQTLPFYAINNRFKELDVNRQYLLYCDKGVMSRLHAHHLLTEGHVNVRVYRPG, via the coding sequence ATGAAGCTGATCGTCAAAGTATTCCCAGAAATCACCATCAAGAGCCCGCCGGTGCGCAAGGGCTTCATTCGCCAGTTGGCGAAGAACATCCGCACCGTGCTGCGCGACCTCGATCCCGACCTTCGGGTGGAGGGGGTGTGGGACAACGTCGAAGTGGAAACCGCGCTCAGCGACAACCGCTTGCTGCACGAGATGATCGAGCGGCTGCGCTGCACGCCCGGTATTGCGCACTGTCTGGAGGTCCACGAGTATCCGTTGGGCGATCTGGACGACGTGTTCGAGAAATGCAGATCGCATTTTGCCGATCGACTGCCGGGCAAGATCTTCGCGGTGCGCTGCAAGCGCGCAGGCAAGCATCCGTTCAGCTCGATGGACGTGGAACGTCTGGTCGGCAGCCGGTTGCGCCAGGAGTGCGCCGCCGCCGGGATATCGCTGAAGGCGCCGGAAGTTGAGGTGCGGCTGGAAATCCGTGACCAGCGCTTGTTCGTCGTCCACGCCCAGCATGACGGCATCGGCGGTTATCCGCTGGGCGCGCTGGAGCAGACTCTGGTGCTGATGTCGGGCGGTTTCGATTCCACCGTTGCCGCCTACCAGATGATGCGCCGTGGTCTGATGACCCATTTCTGCTTCTTCAATCTGGGCGGGCGCGCCCACGAGCTCGGCGTGATGGAAGTCGCCCACTACCTGTGGAAGAAGTACGGCAGTTCGCATCGCGTACTGTTCATCAGCGTGCCCTTCGAAGAAGTGGTCGGCGAGATTCTGGAGAAGGTCGATAACAGCCAGATGGGCGTCGTGCTCAAGCGCATGATGCTGCGCGCCTCGACGCAGATTGCCGAGCGCCTGCACATCGATGCACTGGTCACCGGCGAGGCGATTTCCCAGGTGTCGAGCCAGACGTTGCCGAATCTCTCGGTGATCGACTCGGCCACCGACATGCTGGTGCTGCGCCCGCTGATCGCCAGCCACAAGCAGGACATCATCGATACCGCATTCGAGATCGGCACCGCCGAGTTCGCCAAGAACATGCCCGAATACTGCGGTGTGATCTCCAAGAACCCGACCACCAAGGCCAAGCGTTACCGGATCGAACACGAAGAGAAACAGTTCGACATGGCGGTACTCGAGCGCGCCATGGCAAACACCCGCCAGGTTGCCATCGATCGCGTGATCGACGAGCTGGGCCAGGATTTGCAGGTCGAAGAAGTGACCGAGGCTTCTGCTGGCCAGGTGGTGCTGGATATCCGCCACCCGGATGCGGCGGAGGACGAGCCTTTGCAACTGGACGGTATTGAAGTACAGACGTTGCCGTTCTATGCGATCAACAACCGCTTCAAGGAACTGGATGTGAACCGCCAGTACCTGCTGTACTGCGATAAAGGTGTCATGAGCCGCCTGCATGCTCATCATCTGCTGACTGAGGGGCATGTCAATGTGCGTGTTTATCGTCCGGGCTAA